Genomic DNA from Candidozyma auris chromosome 1, complete sequence:
CATGAAAAACATTGGAGCATATTGTAAGATGTCAGGAACACTCACAAATCGTATCATGGAGCCTCTCACGAAAACTTGGTTCTTGAAGGAGGTTTCACCGGTTTTGCCCTTGGTTATTGTGACTTCATCGAGAGAGACGTTCATGTTGTCCTCAGATTCTTGCAACTTTCCTCTGTATGTGTCGCCATTCGTGAGTTCCAAAGAGACGATATGGCCTTGAGCCTCGTTTAGAAGCTTTACGGGGACACTGATCGACATTAGAGTAGAAAGTGGGACACAGAGTTAATGCGAGCCTCTTCGCCTATACAGCGTCTGTGGTCACGTGCCCAATACCCGTTTATATCGGTTTCAATGCAATCGGCGAAAAATGAAATAAAATTGAAAGAATATAAACGTTAGCCATGAATCGAGATAGTAAAGCTCATAGTTGTCACGTAAAGATGTGCTCATTAGAACGGACCATCACGGCTCAGTGATAAGAAACAAAGACGTGCATCTACACAATTACATTACCTAGCTACAATGTAACCAATGAAGGaagcttcaaaatcaatCGGTGACTGCAGTGAGCTCATTGTgctttttattttcttccATACTCCAGAACCCTTGCATTGTATGGCAATTCCTCGTTCTCTGTTTGACGCTTCTCTCCTACTAGTGCAGGAAGCCGATTCGCTCTCTGAACTACTCGCTGTAAAGGGCTCTTCCCCGGCACACAGTAATCATTTTGGATCTGCCGCTGCACCCTCGCACTTATCGCACTTCACAAACGGTCTTCATTACTAAACTCTCCCGAGGGCGGGATTACATATTGACCCGATTTACATCTTCAGGTTGAATAACACCTGTAATACACATCACATATCTCATTGGCGATGGAGAAACGACAGCGAAAAAGAGCCCCCATCACTTGCCTAGCTTGCAAAAAGCGTAAAGTTCGCTGCGACAGAGGCAGACCCTGCTCGAGATGTGTTAAAAACAATGTTGGCCATCTCTGTGTGTATGTTGAGCCAGACTGGATAGACGATGTCAAGAAGGCAGCGGCAAGTACACAACATGTGGGGAAAGATGTGACGAGGATGCCCGAGTATGTGCTGCTAAGAACTTCCATGGAGGGTACCATCGAGTCtcagaagaaagagataGAGTGCTTAAGAGCGCAGCTagctgctgcctctgaaTCAGCTAAGGTCTCTCCTATACGGTctgcaacaaaagaagaagaggaggtgGGTGTCTCCCCATTAAAGACCGAATTGCTGGATGAGGCAACCTCGTCCGCGATATCGATCTTACGCAAACTTGACTCTACAGACTCACAAGCGCAGACGCCCGAGGTTTTGAACGATAATTTTTATTCCCTCAAGGGTTTTAGATACCTGAAGAAAGTCAGGTGCTCAGAAGCATTCGTTGGAAAGTTATACTCATGGCTCAATATTATCAAACTAGATCCTCAGCTAACAGGACTCTGGTTCAAGATCACCAGCTTGCAAAAGTCTTATCACATGTACAAGACCAGCTTGCTCAGTAGGCCAGACCGTGCAGTATATGGTACTGGTGAATGTCCAGTCGCAAAGTCACACGGTGACAATGGGCCCTCTTGCGGACACCATCAGTGTCCCGTGGTTGAATGTGAGTTTAATTTAATGGTGGAGGAGTCCTCTGATAGAACATCAACGCCCATGGGTCACTCTCAAAGTCGATTAAAAAATGAGTCAGCCGAGGATACCCCGTCACCCCGTGATACCTCGGCACAAGTACTTTCCCAACTTCATAGACTCTGGTCCGATATCATAAGTTATGGACGTGGTCTGGAACAGCTTACCTATGACCAAATTGTCTTCTTGGTGCAATTTTACTTGAATCTCTCTCATGTTCCCTCGTCACTGCTGGCATACGAGTTTGAGTCAAGAAACTTATTTCGCTTTTACAGAGATGACATATTGTGTCTCTTCACGAAAGTAGGAGGCAATGCTCACCTTGATCTCTCGGCCTTTGATTCGAAGGTAAGTGAAGCCGAATCTATCTCACttggcaaaatcaagggTATTTACCTTTGTATGCTTGGTCTTATTGTGGAAGAATCCCTTGACATATTGAGGCGGAAGTCTGGGAAGCCAGATGAGCTTCTGAGCTCGTTTCATCAGTTGTTTCCTTTGGAAGCTGTGCATCATGGAATGGGTTATAAACGTACAAGCTTTTACGATCAAGCTCgtgactttttgaaaatttgcACGTCGACAAATCGAGGTGATGAGCTCAGTGATCTGTTGCCGTACATTGCTATCTCTTTAGGCTATTTGAACAGGTGTATTGCTCTATACCTTAGACCTGGCAACACAAGCGATGTCCGTCTGAACTTCATTGCTATATTTACACGTGTGCTTGATGTGTTTGACAAGGACGACAGCCGGCTTCGCTTGTGGGCAGATCCTTCACATATTCGATTCAATGGGGCACATATGTCTGATGCTCGCCAAAGAGAGCTTCGGCTTCATCTAAGTCATTTATGGGTAGATTTTATGAGGCTTATTAACCATGTAACCTTCAATTTTATCCCCATGCTAAAACATTCGGAGAAGCTCGACAAGCGCATTGAAAGTTTCTTTGAAAATATTCATGAAGCAACTGAAAATCATGATCATGTCAAGTATGTTTCGAAGCAAAAACTGGATTCTGGTGACGACCACATCCCTGAGTTATTGGCATCGCTTCATGTGTATTActtgtcatcaagaatctTCCTCATACTCCGTAAGAGTACTTGTCGTCTGTCGGGATCAAGTGTCACGATAGGAGATTTACAAAAGTTAACAAAAGACATAACAGCTTGGACCGAAGATATCACTCTCACCAAGCTCAGGATTACTCGCTACTTCGAAATTAGGAGCATGTTTCAATACTTGGATTTTTACATATCATTCATTGTGTTTTTGCAATGTGAGGAGGATGCGGATTACGAATCGGCATGCATTATCATACCttccttgttttcaaaagcatTGGACTTAGTCAACTTTTTGCAAGAGAGTGTCAAACAATTCTCTAAAAGTGATGGTTCCCAGTACGTGTTAGCTGCTGTTGCGGAGATGTTATCGAGGGTGTCTCATTTAATAGTCGGTCTTTTGATCCGGTTCAAGAGGGAAGAGAGTGGAGAATATGACTCAAGTGAAACGCCAGCCCCTACCTCACTCGTGTATACTGCTGTACCGGACACTATGAGACAGTTCACGATTTCAGTGCAATTAAAAGAGCAGCTCATTCAGGTGACTGACTCTTTACTCATCATCCTTGAAAGCCTGTTAAACAGAGAAAATTTCACTAAAGTCtcaaagatttggaaaTTTTACATGACATTTGTTCGTAACTCTCATCGCATGAATCCAGCAGCATACGCTCGAATCCATGCTGATGTTTTTAAATCGGGAAAACTTATGGACGCATGCCCCGTTCTTCCTAGTCCTGCGAAAGTTTCTGACACCAGATATAATCTGCGGAAAAGCCAAAGTTCGTTCAGTGGATGTCCCGTGAACCACGTAGATAATGGCACAGCTTCAATGGACCATTTCACAAATCATGGAAGGGCATCTTTAAACGGTGGCTTTTTGGTGGACTCTACTCCTCATATGGGCCACAATCAAAATGATTCTCTTCTAAATAATAAAAAGCGCCGCTGTCCTTTTGATCACGAGTCCCTCAGAATGAGCGGTAAGACTCCAAGCTTCCAGGAAAGCAATATTAGGAGCAGTCCTGttgatttgaagaatgacATGGCTATTGATGGAAAGCCCTCTGCTTTGCCCATGACGAACATGGCTCCAGCAATGATGCCAAGTCGGCCAACATCCAATCCTCCATTTCAATTCCCTCCCCCTAGTCCGGGCCCAGTAACAATGGACTGGGACAACTTACCCAACTTTAattttgatctttttcCAGACGAGTCACTCATGGTTCAGTTTGGGCCCGGAGACCTTAATAACCCTAAGATCGAAGGAATCTTCCAATGATTCGACGCCAAGAAAGAACTGAAAGAGAGCAAGATCGAAgaattctttttctcatttttgcaacataCGTatcaattttgaaat
This window encodes:
- the SMD3 gene encoding mRNA splicing protein SMD3, whose product is MSISVPVKLLNEAQGHIVSLELTNGDTYRGKLQESEDNMNVSLDEVTITKGKTGETSFKNQVFVRGSMIRFVSVPDILQYAPMFFMKPGEKPKPPVRGPPPKRTKH
- the ZCF20 gene encoding Zcf20p; protein product: MEGTIESQKKEIECLRAQLAAASESAKVSPIRSATKEEEEVGVSPLKTELSDEATSSAISILRKLDSTDSQAQTPEVLNDNFYSLKGFRYSKKVRCSEAFVGKLYSWLNIIKLDPQLTGLWFKITSLQKSYHMYKTSLLSRPDRAVYGTGECPVAKSHGDNGPSCGHHQCPVVECEFNLMVEESSDRTSTPMGHSQSRLKNESAEDTPSPRDTSAQVLSQLHRLWSDIISYGRGSEQLTYDQIVFLVQFYLNLSHVPSSSSAYEFESRNLFRFYRDDILCLFTKVGGNAHLDLSAFDSKVSEAESISLGKIKGIYLCMLGLIVEESLDILRRKSGKPDELSSSFHQLFPLEAVHHGMGYKRTSFYDQARDFLKICTSTNRGDELSDSLPYIAISLGYLNRCIALYLRPGNTSDVRSNFIAIFTRVLDVFDKDDSRLRLWADPSHIRFNGAHMSDARQRELRLHLSHLWVDFMRLINHVTFNFIPMLKHSEKLDKRIESFFENIHEATENHDHVKYVSKQKSDSGDDHIPELLASLHVYYLSSRIFLILRKSTCRSSGSSVTIGDLQKLTKDITAWTEDITLTKLRITRYFEIRSMFQYLDFYISFIVFLQCEEDADYESACIIIPSLFSKALDLVNFLQESVKQFSKSDGSQYVLAAVAEMLSRVSHLIVGLLIRFKREESGEYDSSETPAPTSLVYTAVPDTMRQFTISVQLKEQLIQVTDSLLIILESSLNRENFTKVSKIWKFYMTFVRNSHRMNPAAYARIHADVFKSGKLMDACPVLPSPAKVSDTRYNSRKSQSSFSGCPVNHVDNGTASMDHFTNHGRASLNGGFLVDSTPHMGHNQNDSLLNNKKRRCPFDHESLRMSGKTPSFQESNIRSSPVDLKNDMAIDGKPSALPMTNMAPAMMPSRPTSNPPFQFPPPSPGPVTMDWDNLPNFNFDLFPDESLMVQFGPGDLNNPKIEGIFQ